The genomic window aagccaaaacTGAGCTTGTCTGCAGGctgtctgtgaaaaaaaaaaaaaaaaaaaacatcctaaGAAAAGCAAGAGTGGACCTTGGATGCTTCTCATTCAGTGCTGCTCCATCTGATGCTGATGGGTCTTATCAACATCCTGGACCTGCAGTAGGACCCTGGGAGATGCATAAAGCTGCACATAAAGGTGACACCTGTGTGACAGAAGGTGAGTCTCCAAGGCTCAGCTGTCACAAAACCTAACTGATTCAAGTCAAGACATTTGCATGCAGCTGGATGAAACATAAATGGGAGTTCTTCTCTTCAGAAGACATTCTCTTTCCTGATCTACCCCTTTAATATACATCAAACTCAAGCAGAGGCTGTGCACAACCTCACCCACCTGAACATCTGCAGGCACTGACCGACTGAGACTCACCAAgacagagccatgaggatgtgACATGCAATCAAAGTCAGAAATAGGTCAGACAGAAAGCTACCAAAGAGCAGTCAGAGAGTTTATACTGCTGGGTTGGCAGATCCATCACTATGGCCACTTACAGTCAGCGTTTTCTTGATGTAAGGGGCCCCAGGGGACAGAAGCTCTTCGTTGGTGACAGGTCTCTTTAACACTAGAGGAGGAAGTGACAGATCCTATCAGAATCAAGGGTTTTGTACAGGAAAGCACATAACAAGGCAGCTTTGGGGATTACCATGGCTGGAGAGGAGATGCTGGAACCAGCCCCAGCACATGGAAACCTTTGCATTCATCTCAGTGCTTTTCCAAACACCTGCACCTCTCAAATCAAGCctcagaggtgaggctgacctcTTGCATATCACTGAGTTGACAGTGGATGAGTTTGGGCTTGAGACTTGCACTAGCCCATGCCCTGAAGGAACAGACATATCCTGTGCAACCACAGGGCACTGCAGAAGCCCAGACCTGATTTGGGGTTGCACTCAGCCACAGGAGGGAACACCAGTGTAGGAGTAGTGCTGAAGTAGGGGCTGCAGTTTACAGCGAGGGAAGTGATGCTGCTCCATTGCACCACTGAGACAATTATGATCTCCTTGTTGGTCTGGACTGAAAGACTCAGAAATAACAATtactcaaagaagaaaaaacaaaattctcCCACCAGCCTGACCCAGATCTGAAAGGTCAGAGTGCACTGGAGATGGCATTTCAGCTTGGAAAGAATAAAACTAGCTTCAAAAAAGATCCAGACCTGAGCTGATGCTAAGTTGAGTTATTTTCTTGGGATGGAAAGCTGTGATCAATACTGCCCTCATGGCATCCACCACAAACCAGTGAGATGGGTGAtcactgagcagcctgatctagctgggaatgtccctgcttactgcaaggaggctggaccagatgatctctaaaggtcctttccaaagcagtggattctgtgattctgtgattcatggagGAACATCCTGCATTCTTCTGTAGCAACACCTTCAGCTCTGGGACACTGATAATGCAATCCTTGCTTTCCCCCCTTCCACAAGCACTTCCATAGTTACCAGAGAGGAAGCTGGTGTTGCCCAGGTCTAGGTTGAGCTTGTGCAGGCAGAAGGGACTGTCTGGACTCTCAGAGAGGGCGCAAGAAGAGCTCTCTCTGAGTAACTCTGTGAGGCGGTGCCGCCGTCGGAAGTTCCTCCAGAACTTGTAGAGGAGGTCGCTGTCAAAGAAGTGATGCCTGTTGGAGACTAGGAAAGaacaggggaggagggagaggctgagaggatgtaaaaaaaaaatggtataCCAAGTGTTGTGAGGGCCCAAGGTGAAATGTCTTTAATGCCTCTGTGTTCTGCTGGAGTTTTCCTTACTGTTTGAggatgctgcctgcagggaaagaggaACAAGCGGGGACACCTTCCCAGGAGATGTCATTCCCAGGGGCGCACCACCCAGTCacagccctccctgcctctgTCCCAAAACACTCAGAGGACTCTTTGCCTTCTCAATTGAAATTAATTCCTGCAGATGGTTCTGATCCCCAGCCAGGCGGAGATGAGCGTTACatcctcacacccagccctcCAGAGTCAGGGGTGGGTCGTGGTCCTGAGGCCGGAAGCTTTGATGAACTGAAGATCACCAGCTCAGATTTCAACTCAAAGCCTTTGTGGGTGGTGGAAGATTGCTCCGGTTTCAAAGGTCACCAGCTCCAAACATAGAACTAAAAGGCCCTGTTGCCTTTTCCAAATGGGCACTTGACCAGCACTTGTTGCATGACATGAATAGGGGGTTTGTTCCTGGCATGGCCTTCACAGCTATGCTCACCTCTCGCTTTCCATTCTCAGGGTCAGCCAGACTCTCACTCACCATGCTGAATGATgccatgctccagcagcacctgtCCCAGCTCCACCGCTTCCTGGCGGTTCTCCACTTCTCTCTCCTGAATGAGCCAGTCGATCATCTCACAGCCCAGGAAAGTCCTCTGGTACTTCATTGAGTTCTCCTCTCTCACCTTCAGAACTGACTCCTCCATGCTCACCAACCTGGCAGAGAGGTGGGACAAGGGTCCCGTGACCCTGTGCAGCCCTGACATCTTAcatggagctgcagccagaTGAAGCAAGGTCGACAGAAGCAGGCAAAGCATTGCAGCCAGCTTGCAGCAAAACATCACtgtctgggagcagagggaagggagggagaaatgcagagctgcagtcagGCAGCTTTGGACAGCTTCATCACCACCGAGGAAGCAGCTTCAGCAAAACCAGCTCAGGTGCAACTTCAGCTAAAGACCTCACGGGAAAGCCAAGCAAGCGACTGACTGCACGTCACGGCTGGCAGATGCTGCACACTGGTGGGGATAAACACATGCTCGGCTTGCAGCATGAGGGTGCTAAACCCACAGTGTCCACAAGAGGGTACAGTGGGCTCAGGCATGCGGTGTGCTGCTTGCGCTCCCCCGTCCCGCCGGCCATCGCTCCCCGGCCATAGAAAACCACAAAGGATGCACATCTGCAGAGGGGCGCAGAGAAAGCCAAAATCAGCCCCCGGCTGCCTGAGGGACTTCTCCCTTTGTGCCACTTTGTGAatctgactgccaggacttgaggctggagaagatgagAAGAGACTATTAAAGGAAATGGCTCCAGAGGATTGTCTGTGGTTGAACTCAGTCTGGCTCTAGGGCCAGAAATAATCAGCACAAAGAAAACTAAACACTTGGAGGTGGAAGTTGTTTTCTTTAGTATCTGAGAAGTATTTTTTCCGTTACCAGTTTTGCAATTAGGTTAGGTAAGGTGCAGAGATCCAGGCCCCTGAGGGCACTGAAGATTCTATTTTCCTGTTGATTTTGGTGGGACTTAATTCCTAATAGTGCTGGTGGAATCAGCtcacccagggaggctggaggagatcTTTAAATGGCCCATCCCAGGAGAACTCAAACTGCAAACCGGACCCAGAACCTGCACTTGGGTTGGAGCCCTTGAAAGCATCCATGAGATCAAAGTACAGCTCCTGTCCCAGTCCCAAAGAAGCTGGTTGTGCTACAGCTGTGACAGGGTTCAGCATTCCccaagagcacagcacagggtaCAGCCAGGGAAGAGAAGAGCTGTAGCCATGGCTCCCAGCATCATGCAGCCAGCATAGCACACTCCCAACACCCCTTTCTGAGCACTGGTTTGCCAGGGAAGGCCTCACTCATTTCTCATAAAGGCTCTGGCCTCTCATGAACACCTTCATGTCCTTGCTGAGCGTGAAGGTTCCATCGTCCTTGCGGAAGCGGTACAGCAGCTTGGTGTCCTTGTAGTCCGAGTGCTCATCACAAACTGAAAGg from Indicator indicator isolate 239-I01 chromosome 24, UM_Iind_1.1, whole genome shotgun sequence includes these protein-coding regions:
- the LOC128974985 gene encoding LOW QUALITY PROTEIN: DEP domain-containing mTOR-interacting protein-like (The sequence of the model RefSeq protein was modified relative to this genomic sequence to represent the inferred CDS: substituted 1 base at 1 genomic stop codon) yields the protein MDSLSNSLKKKATEQHYRAEVMIAGEQLKLRLHDGKLVKDRSHHLQTYPNRFVAKELTAWLIDHKEAPDRKTGIHLMQKLMDHYIIHHVCDEHSDYKDTKLLYRFRKDDGTFTLSKDMKVFMRGQSLYEKXVSMEESVLKVREENSMKYQRTFLGCEMIDWLIQEREVENRQEAVELGQVLLEHGIIQHVSNRHHFFDSDLLYKFWRNFRRRHRLTELLRESSSCALSESPDSPFCLHKLNLDLGNTSFLSVQTNKEIIIVSVVQWSSITSLAVNCSPYFSTTPTLVFPPVAECNPKSVLKRPVTNEELLSPGAPYIKKTLTIVGDAVGWGFVVRGGRPCHIQAVDPGGPAAAAGMKVCQFVYSVNGLYVLHLEYQTIRSLIMTGPRTLVMEVMEATE